The following coding sequences are from one Dreissena polymorpha isolate Duluth1 chromosome 8, UMN_Dpol_1.0, whole genome shotgun sequence window:
- the LOC127840524 gene encoding rho GTPase-activating protein 19-like, giving the protein MPEKLATFCKIHLSFLLELDGSKLEEIFAEQGTNDLNANKRKLSMPFSRKKDRAASSPAPLSSDLLDAMSCLISFLQQPDCLRTEGLFRKTGNVSRQRLLREWIAQGADDLHLGDGTFSPHDVATVLKQLLIELPEPLLTQKHYEAHMQISELSLNCLSDADKKRSDEKHVKALQFLVQLLPRENAALLESLLDLLNQATKVAENKMSAESLGIIFAPSLICPRKLAPEAMQDALATQSKAVAMMIENSGAVFEVPRELADDVAHFWRVMEDVLDGSKSCEDRVNIRKSMYINRSRPASAVLTYADRKSPETFDCAQDTHVFTHDQSTVESVECESNQKLMKQLDRVDSRRNHYRKNGKHSRSRSIGASIKKHLLRKSKSQELCDSQSGEELGSSITKATSIDSVDSISFNETLDNKLAPLLRHNPAVHIVDLEASPRKVRPYSRLINENIDDEASDSKSQYRPPTPCKILLPNTPLSSSRPVAVVYPITKMTDRLPDVLL; this is encoded by the exons ATGCCAGAGAAGCTGGCCACGTTTTGCAAGATTCACCTCTCCTTCCTGCTCGAACTGGACGGTTCCAAGCTTGAAGAAATATTCGCGGAACAAGGGACCAATGACTTAAACGCGAACAAAAGGAAGTTGTCGATGCCGTTCTCCAGGAAAAAAG ATCGCGCCGCGTCCAGTCCAGCTCCACTCTCAAGCGACCTATTGGACGCCATGAGCTGCCTAATCAGCTTCCTTCAGCAGCCAGACTGCCTGCGCACTGAGGGACTGTTCCGCAAGACCGGTAACGTCTCACGCCAGCGACTTCTCCGTGAGTGGATCGCCCAGGGAGCGGATGACCTCCACCTCGGGGATGGCACGTTCTCACCCCACGACGTTGCTACTGTCCTCAAGCAGTTACTCATTGAGCTGCCAGAACCCCTTCTTACACAGAAACATTACGAGGCGCATATGCAGATCTCGG AACTAAGTCTGAACTGCCTCTCAGACGCAGACAAGAAGCGCTCTGATGAGAAGCATGTGAAGGCCCTCCAGTTTCTTGTACAGCTGTTACCCCGCGAGAACGCCGCTCTGCTCGAATCTCTTCTCGACCTTCTGAACCAGGCTACCAAGGTCGCCGAAAACAAGATGTCCGCGGAATCGCTTGGCATAATCTTCGCGCCGAGTTTAATCTGCCCCCGGAAGCTGGCGCCGGAAGCGATGCAAGACGCATTGGCAACGCAGAGCAAGGCGGTGGCGATGATGATCGAGAACTCTGGTGCAGTGTTCGAGGTGCCGCGGGAGCTGGCCGATGACGTAGCACACTTCTGGCGCGTCATGGAGGACGTTTTGGACGGAAGCAAGAGCTGTGAGGATAGGGTGAACATCAGAAAGTCTATG TATATAAACCGCTCAAGACCCGCTAGCGCCGTTCTAACATATGCCGATCGCAAGTCCCCGGAGACGTTTGATTGTGCTCAAGACACTCATGTCTTTACGCATGATCAGTCGACGGTCGAGTCAGTCGAGTGTGAAAGCAATCAAAAACTGATGAAGCAGTTGGACCGTGTCGACAGCAGGCGCAATCACTATCGAAAGAACGGAAAGCACTCTCGTAGCAGGTCAATCGGGGCGTCAATCAAG AAACACTTGCTGAGAAAAAGCAAATCTCAAGAGTTATGTGACTCGCAGAGCGGCGAGGAGTTGGGCTCGAGCATAACCAAAGCGACTTCCATCGACAGCGTTGACAGCATCTCATTTAATGAAACCCTCGACAACAAGCTTGCACCTCTGCTG AGACACAATCCAGCCGTGCACATCGTCGACTTGGAAGCCTCTCCTCGCAAAGTGAGGCCATACTCGCGTCTAATCAACGAAAACATCGACGACGAGGCATCTGATTCAAAGTCACAGTACCGCCCGCCCACCCCCTGCAAGATACTGCTCCCCAACACGCCTCTTTCGAGCTCCCGACCGGTTGCCGTGGTTTACCCCATCACCAAGATGACGGACAGACTACCAGACGTACTCTTGTGA
- the LOC127842045 gene encoding uncharacterized protein DDB_G0271670-like, with protein SSSSSSSCCCSSSSCSRSSSSSSSSSSGSSSSSSSSCNSIIIISSSRSNSSSSSSSSSSSSSSSSSSSSSSSSSSSCTSSSSSSSSSSSSSRSSSSSSSMSYISSSSNSSCRSSSSSRSSSSCSNSSRSRSSSSSSSSSSSSSSSSSSFSSSSSSSSSCSSSSSISSSSSSSSSSSSSSSSSSSSSSSSSSSSSSFSSSSSSCSSCSSSSSISSSSSSSSSSSSSSSSSSSSSSSSSSSSSSTSSSSSSGSSSSSRSSSSSSSSSSSSFSSSSSSCSSCSSSSSSSSSSSSSTSSSNSSTSSTSSSSSS; from the coding sequence agcagtagcagtagtagtagttgctgttgtagtagtagtagctgcagtagaagcagtagcagcagcagtagcagcagtagcggcagtagcagcagtagcagcagcagctgtaacagtattattattattagtagtagtagaagtaatagtagtagtagtagtagtagtagtagtagtagtagtagtagtagtagtagtagtagtagtagtagtagtagcagcagcagttgcaccagcagcagcagcagcagcagcagtagtagtagcagcagtagaagtagcagtagcagcagtagcatgagttatatcagtagcagcagtaacagcagttgcaggagtagcagtagtagcagaagtagcagcagttgcAGTAATAGTAgcaggagtagaagtagtagtagtagtagtagtagtagtagtagtagtagtagtagtagtagtagttttagtagtagtagtagtagtagtagtagttgtagtagtagtagtagtattagtagtagtagtagtagtagtagtagtagtagtagtagtagtagtagtagtagtagtagtagtagtagtagtagtagtagtagtagtagttttagtagtagtagtagtagttgtagtagttgtagtagtagtagtagtattagtagtagtagtagtagtagtagtagtagtagtagtagtagtagtagtagtagtagtagtagtagtagtagtagtagtagtagtagtagtactagtagtagtagtagtagtggtagtagtagtagtagtagaagtagtagtagtagtagtagtagtagtagtagtagttttagtagtagtagcagtagttgtagtagttgtagtagtagtagtagtagtagtagtagtagtagtagtagtacaagtagtagtaatagtagtactagtagtactagtagtagtagtagtagt
- the LOC127841577 gene encoding uncharacterized protein DDB_G0271670-like: protein SSSCSSSSSSRSISSSSSSSSSSSSSCSSSSSSSSSSGSISSSSSSSSTSCSSSSSSNSSSSSSSSSSSSSSSRSSSSSSSSSSSSSSSSSSSSSSSSSSSSRSSNSSSCSSSSSSSSSSSSSSSSSSSRSSSSCRSSSSSSSSSSSSSSSSSSSSSNSSSSSRNSSSSRSSRSSSSSSSSSRSSSSSSSSSSSSSSSSSSSSSSSSSSSSSSSSSSRSSSSSSSSSRSSSSSSSSSSSSSSSSSSSSSISSSSSSSSSSSSSSSSSSSSSSSSSSSSSSSRSSSRSSSSSSSS, encoded by the coding sequence agtagtagttgcagtagtagtagtagcagtagaagtatcagtagtagtagtagtagtagtagtagtagtagtagtagttgtagtagtagtagtagtagtagtagtagtagtggtagtattagtagtagtagtagtagtagtagcactagttgtagtagtagtagtagtagtaatagtagtagtagtagtagtagtagtagtagtagtagtagtagtagtagaagtagtagtagtagtagtagtagtagtagtagtagtagtagtagtagtagtagtagtagtagtagtagtagtagtagtagtagtagaagtagtaatagtagtagttgtagtagtagtagtagtagtagtagtagtagtagtagtagtagtagtagtagtagtagtagaagcagcagtagttgtagaagtagtagtagtagtagtagtagtagtagtagtagtagtagtagtagtagtagtagtagtagtaatagtagtagtagtagtagaaacagcagtagtagtagaagtagtagaagtagtagtagtagtagtagtagtagtaggagtagtagcagtagtagtagtagtagtagtagtagtagtagtagtagtagtagtagtagtagtagtagtagtagtagtagtagtagtagtagtagtagtagtagaagtagtagtagtagtagtagtagtagtaggagtagtagtagtagtagtagtagtagtagtagtagtagtagtagtagtagtagtagtagtagtattagtagtagtagtagtagcagtagtagtagtagtagtagtagtagtagtagtagtagtagtagtagtagtagtagtagtagtagtagtagtagtcgtagtagtagtagaagtagtagtagtagtagtagtagt